From Topomyia yanbarensis strain Yona2022 chromosome 1, ASM3024719v1, whole genome shotgun sequence, one genomic window encodes:
- the LOC131677076 gene encoding probable G-protein coupled receptor Mth-like 11 has product MKYKFNNESNLLVVLVGCVLVAIVSGDIGAGSVPAALTLKEQSCCQDGDVLSLALHGCFNQSANATYKVVLNCTQHYFIYQDLEVEVHVDSRGALVDGNYDVDWADYCSATLLDGDDTQPAFMVCFNNDGYASSLSFYFSKGIMMLISVFFLAVTLYIYFLIPDLRETQDKVTSIAVICLMMFMLLLSVVQLRTSITYSSLCTVIAFLMYFFLISYFAWLNVVMANVWKLTVARQWKIKERAWYILNHIYANTVALTLTAMVYVYHSRNATFGEISCWFRTEREQSYFVYLPLSVMLSINIFLFVWTSYHLHTSGDDISPDRKKALRYKCMLYLRLFLLAGLIWIFEIISFHVEDGHLSRSWFWILIDSINCLHGVLIFFVLIVWRQRIKRELSGRRILCFRGPASWSQLKDDEQEQLADEDREYGKYDLIIK; this is encoded by the exons ATGAAGTACAAATTTAACAATGAAAGCAACCTGCTGGTTGTGCTAGTTGGTTGCGTTTTAGTGGCCATAGTTAGTGGCGATATCGGTGCCGGCAGTGTTCCGGCTGCACTGACGCTGAAGGAACAGTCTTGCTGTCAGGATGGAGACGTGTTATCTCTGGCGCTTCACGGTTGCTTCAACCAATCGGCAAACGCCACCTACAAGGTGGTGCTGAACTGTACACAGCATTATTTTATCTATCAGGATCTGGAGGTGGAGGTGCACGTGGACTCACGGGGTGCGTTGGTGGACGGCAACTACGATGTCGATTGGGCGGA CTACTGCTCGGCCACCCTGCTGGATGGGGATGATACGCAGCCGGCGTTCATGGTGTGCTTCAACAACGACGGGTACGCATCGAGCCTGTCGTTCTACTTCAGCAAAGGAATTATGATGCTAATCTCGGTGTTCTTCCTGGCCGTTACGCTGTACATCTATTTCCTCATCCCGGACCTGCGGGAGACCCAGGACAAGGTTACATCGATTGCCGTCATCTGTCTAATGATGTTTATGCTGTTGTTGAGTGTGGTGCAGCTGCGGACCTCCATTACCTACAGCTCTCTATGCACGGTGATAG cgTTCCTGATGTACTTCTTCCTGATCAGCTACTTTGCCTGGCTGAACGTCGTAATGGCCAACGTGTGGAAGTTGACAGT GGCACGGCAGTGGAAAATTAAGGAGCGCGCATGGTATATCCTTAATCACATCTATGCGAATACGGTGGCCCTCACGCTGACTGCAATGGTGTACGTGTATCATTCGCGGAATGCTACCTTTGGGGAGATATCCTGCTGGTTCCGAA CGGAACGGGAACAGTCCTACTTCGTCTATCTGCCACTGAGCGTAATGCTGAGCATCAACATCTTCCTCTTCGTTTGGACCAGCTACCATCTGCATACCAGCGGGGACGACATTAGCCCGGACCGAAAGAAGGCACTGAGATACAA ATGCATGCTCTACTTGAGATTATTTTTACTGGCCGGTCTAATCTGGATATTCGAAATCATTTCTTTCCACGTCGAGGATGGTCATCTAAGCCGGTCTTGGTTCTG GATTCTCATCGATTCGATAAACTGCCTGCACGGGGTGCTGATCTTCTTTGTGCTGATCGTATGGCGGCAGCGTATCAAGCGGGAGCTTTCCGGCCGGCGGATATTATGCTTCCGTGGTCCAGCCAGTTGGTCGCAGCTGAAAGATGACGAACAGGAACAGCTCGCCGATGAAG ACCGAGAGTACGGAAAGTACGACCTAATCATCAAGTGA